The Bos indicus x Bos taurus breed Angus x Brahman F1 hybrid chromosome 15, Bos_hybrid_MaternalHap_v2.0, whole genome shotgun sequence genome includes a window with the following:
- the LYVE1 gene encoding lymphatic vessel endothelial hyaluronic acid receptor 1, producing MAKFFSLGLLLASIWTTRLLVQGSLRSEEISILGPCRIMGVTLVTKKTQPLLNFTEAQEACRLVGLTLASQDQVEEARKFGFETCSYGWVKNQFVVIPRIISNPKCGKSGVGVVIWRSSLSSRHRSYCHNSSDIWINSCLPEIITTDDPLFNTETATYTTKLMVSDSTHSELSTDGPDYVTTTVAPPLASTSTPRKRKLICITEAFMDTSAVATERESDIQNRPAFKNEAVGFGGVPTALLVLVLLFFAAAAGLAVCYVKRYVKAFPFTNKNQQKEMIETKVVKEEKADDSNPNEESKKMNKTPEEPKSPPKTTVRCLEAEV from the exons ATGGCCAAGTTCTTCAGCCTGGGGTTGCTTCTTGCCTCCATCTGGACCACAAGGCTCCTGGTCCAAGGCTCTCTCCGCTCAGAAG AAATTTCCATCTTGGGACCATGCAGAATCATGGGGGTCACCCTAGTGACCAAAAAGACACAGCCGCTTCTGAATTTCACAGAAGCCCAGGAGGCCTGTAGGCTCGTGGGACTCACTTTGGCCAGCCAAGACCAGGTTGAAGAAGCACGGAAATTTGGCTTTGAGACTTGCAG CTATGGATGGGTTAAAAATCAGTTCGTGGTCATCCCTCGAATTATCTCCAACCCCAAGTGTGGGAAGAGTGGGGTAGGCGTCGTGATTTGGAGAAGTTCACTCAGCAGTAGGCACAGGTCCTACTGCCACAACTCATCTG ATATTTGGATTAACTCCTGCCTTCCAGAAATTATCACCACCGATGATCCCTTATTCAACACTGAAACTGCAACATACACAACAAAACTGATGGTCAGTGACAGTACACACTCAGAATTGTCTACTGATGGTCCTGACTATGTTACAACGACTGTGGCTCCCCCTCTGGCTTCCACGTCTACTCCacggaaaagaaaattaatttgcatAACAGAAGCTTTTATGGACACTAGCGCCGTAGCTACAGAAAGAGAATCAGATATTCAAAATAGACCAGCCTTCAAGAATGAAGCTGTTGGGTTTGGAG GTGTTCCCACTGCCCTGCTGGTGCTTGTGCTCCTCTTCTTTGCTGCGGCAGCTGGCCTCGCAGTTTGCTACGTCAAAAG GTATGTGAAGGCATTCCCTTTTACAAATAAGAACCAGcagaaggaaatgatagaaacTAAAGTAGTAAAAGAGGAGAAGGCCGATGATAGCAACCCTAATGAGGaatcaaagaaaatgaataaaacgcCAGAGGAGCCCaagagtccacccaaaaccaCAGTGCGATGCCTGGAAGCTGAAGTGTAG